In a single window of the Agromyces sp. H17E-10 genome:
- a CDS encoding potassium channel family protein, with protein sequence MSASATKPKTGADAPTGRRDRWEARTSTPLMVLGVVFLFVYAVLVLDERTPHWLNVVLACLMIATWAAFLLDFVIRVLLTPKGRRVRFVFTRPLDLLSVFLPVFRALRVVNLLHNVAFFRGHSGEAFRARVVISALAYAVVFVFFIALATLHVERDAPGANITSFGDAIWWACVTVATVGYGDTYPVTGLGRCYGVLLMIGGIAIIGTASATVVSLFNDRLGRMRHEAETTGEMSTMARQPALDLDPLDVDSEIDDEIEEGLNRPQPGDLPPDGGDAPTR encoded by the coding sequence GTGAGCGCGTCGGCGACGAAGCCGAAGACCGGGGCGGATGCCCCGACCGGACGACGCGATCGCTGGGAGGCGCGCACGTCGACACCGCTCATGGTGCTCGGTGTCGTGTTCCTGTTCGTCTACGCCGTGCTCGTGCTCGACGAGCGCACGCCGCACTGGCTGAACGTCGTGCTCGCGTGCCTCATGATCGCGACCTGGGCCGCGTTCCTCCTCGACTTCGTCATCCGCGTCCTGCTGACCCCGAAGGGGCGGCGGGTGCGGTTCGTGTTCACGCGGCCGCTCGACCTGCTGTCGGTGTTCCTGCCGGTCTTCCGCGCGCTGCGCGTCGTCAACCTGCTGCACAACGTCGCGTTCTTCCGTGGGCACAGCGGCGAGGCGTTCCGGGCCAGGGTCGTCATCTCGGCGCTCGCATACGCGGTCGTGTTCGTCTTCTTCATCGCGCTCGCGACGCTGCACGTCGAACGCGACGCCCCCGGCGCGAACATCACGAGCTTCGGTGACGCGATCTGGTGGGCCTGCGTGACGGTGGCGACCGTCGGGTACGGCGACACCTACCCGGTGACCGGGCTCGGCCGTTGCTACGGCGTGCTGCTTATGATCGGCGGCATCGCGATCATCGGCACGGCGTCGGCGACCGTCGTCTCCCTCTTCAATGACCGGCTCGGCCGCATGCGGCACGAGGCCGAGACGACGGGGGAGATGAGCACGATGGCCCGCCAGCCCGCGCTCGACCTCGACCCGCTCGACGTCGACTCCGAGATCGACGACGAGATCGAGGAGGGGCTGAACCGGCCCCAGCCCGGCGACCTGCCACCCGACGGCGGCGACGCGCCGACACGCTGA
- a CDS encoding SDR family NAD(P)-dependent oxidoreductase: protein MVTLRAVVTGASSGIGAATVRALRAAGWDVVGVARREERLRALEAETGASVFVADLTQQADVDALRDHLAATGGIHLLVNNAGGAKGLDSVEASEIDDWAWMFEVNVLALKRVTSALLPLLRRGAVERGVADIVNITSIAGHTAYVGGGGYNAAKFAAHALTEVLRLELNGEPLRVIEVAPGLVKTDEFALVRFGGDRARADAVYENVPEPLVAEDIAGVVVDAVQKPRHVDLDLIVVKPVAQAAPYRLTKGPLAVRGTDGP, encoded by the coding sequence ATGGTGACACTTCGAGCGGTCGTGACGGGTGCGAGTTCGGGCATCGGCGCGGCCACGGTGCGCGCGTTGCGGGCAGCAGGATGGGACGTCGTGGGCGTCGCCCGCCGTGAGGAGCGCCTGCGCGCGCTCGAGGCCGAGACCGGAGCATCCGTCTTCGTCGCCGACCTCACGCAGCAGGCCGACGTCGACGCCCTGCGCGACCACCTGGCTGCCACCGGCGGCATCCACCTGCTCGTCAACAATGCGGGCGGCGCGAAGGGGCTCGACTCGGTCGAGGCGAGCGAGATCGACGACTGGGCGTGGATGTTCGAGGTCAACGTGCTCGCGCTCAAGCGCGTGACGAGTGCGCTGCTGCCGCTGCTGCGCCGGGGAGCCGTCGAGCGGGGGGTCGCCGACATCGTGAACATCACGTCCATCGCGGGCCACACCGCGTACGTCGGCGGCGGCGGGTACAACGCCGCGAAGTTCGCGGCGCACGCACTCACCGAGGTGCTGCGGCTCGAGCTCAACGGCGAGCCGCTGCGCGTCATCGAGGTCGCCCCTGGTCTCGTCAAGACCGACGAGTTCGCGCTCGTGCGCTTCGGCGGCGATCGCGCCCGTGCCGACGCGGTGTACGAGAACGTGCCCGAGCCGCTCGTCGCCGAGGACATCGCCGGCGTCGTCGTCGACGCCGTGCAGAAGCCGCGGCACGTCGATCTCGACCTCATCGTCGTGAAACCCGTCGCCCAGGCCGCGCCGTACCGGCTGACGAAGGGGCCGCTCGCCGTTCGCGGGACGGACGGGCCGTGA
- a CDS encoding phosphoribosyltransferase encodes MTFDANDAGLGKPEIRREILSWDQFGEAARGLAAEVLESGFKPDVVIAIARGGLLLAGAISYALGTKQCGSINVEFYTDIEQVLPEPIVHPPMLDAPALAGLTVLLVDDVSDSGRTLAKVLELLTEVGAEVRTATLYTKSRTILVPDYSYRDTDDWIVFPWSALPPVTVSAAAGSEGTA; translated from the coding sequence ATGACGTTCGATGCGAATGACGCCGGTCTCGGCAAGCCCGAGATCCGCCGCGAGATCCTCAGCTGGGACCAGTTCGGAGAGGCGGCCCGCGGGCTCGCCGCGGAGGTCCTCGAGTCGGGCTTCAAGCCCGATGTCGTGATCGCGATCGCGCGCGGCGGACTGCTGCTCGCCGGGGCGATCTCGTACGCGCTCGGCACCAAGCAGTGCGGGTCGATCAACGTCGAGTTCTACACCGACATCGAGCAGGTGCTGCCCGAGCCGATCGTGCACCCGCCGATGCTCGACGCGCCCGCGCTCGCTGGGCTCACGGTGCTGCTCGTCGACGACGTCTCCGACTCGGGGCGCACCCTCGCGAAGGTGCTCGAGCTCCTCACCGAGGTCGGCGCCGAGGTGCGCACGGCCACCCTCTACACGAAGTCCCGCACCATCCTCGTGCCCGACTACAGCTATCGCGACACCGACGACTGGATCGTCTTCCCGTGGTCGGCGCTTCCGCCCGTCACCGTCTCAGCGGCAGCCGGCTCCGAGGGCACCGCGTGA
- a CDS encoding amidase, producing MTELHEHTALDQYRLLQSGDVSPTELARHYLERIDRLNPVVGAFATVTAELALERAGVVEREVPRARPLWGLPLGDKDLQLRAGVPAAFGSRAFAGFVPDESDELVRAVDDAGAVSLGKTATPEFGMPSYTEGLAFPPVRNPWNLDLGAGGSSGGAAAAVASGMLPFAPGSDGGGSIRIPAASCGLVGLKPSRGRVPGGPGIASLAGLGVAGPIARTVADAALLLDGLIAPVGYPAAHRYALRAPGDDGPFLGAAIRGEGRFQLGVITDSPWDDAYEISIEPSARAALDGAVAVLDARGHGIEVVPPAPEPGYAEAFRTVWQAGAATIPVDGEREALLEPLTRWLVERGRSVPARQLAEALSWLTGYEERVIRRFASYDAVISPALALTPRPVGWYDADDGERNFAQQVQFTPFTSFVNVSGLPAITVPVAETDDGVPLGVQLIGRPGGEAVLFSLAAQLERRVGRSTRHPGLW from the coding sequence ATGACCGAGCTGCACGAGCACACCGCACTCGACCAGTACCGGCTGCTGCAGTCGGGCGACGTGTCGCCGACGGAGCTCGCCCGCCACTATCTCGAGCGCATCGATCGGCTGAACCCGGTGGTCGGTGCGTTCGCGACCGTGACGGCCGAACTCGCCCTCGAACGCGCGGGCGTCGTCGAACGCGAGGTGCCGCGGGCGCGCCCGCTCTGGGGTCTGCCGCTCGGCGACAAAGACCTGCAGCTGCGCGCGGGAGTGCCGGCCGCGTTCGGTTCCCGCGCGTTCGCGGGCTTCGTGCCCGACGAGTCCGACGAGCTGGTGCGTGCGGTCGACGACGCCGGCGCGGTGAGCCTCGGCAAGACGGCGACGCCCGAGTTCGGCATGCCGTCGTATACCGAGGGGCTGGCCTTCCCGCCGGTGCGAAACCCGTGGAACCTCGACCTCGGCGCTGGCGGCTCGAGCGGGGGAGCGGCCGCGGCCGTCGCATCCGGCATGCTGCCCTTCGCGCCCGGTTCCGACGGCGGCGGCTCCATCAGGATCCCCGCGGCGTCGTGCGGGCTCGTCGGCCTCAAGCCGTCGCGCGGACGCGTGCCCGGCGGACCGGGCATCGCGAGCCTCGCGGGGCTCGGCGTGGCCGGCCCGATCGCGCGCACGGTCGCCGACGCGGCACTGCTGCTCGACGGGCTCATCGCGCCCGTCGGCTACCCGGCGGCGCACCGGTACGCGCTGCGGGCACCCGGCGACGACGGGCCGTTCCTCGGTGCGGCGATCCGCGGGGAGGGCCGGTTCCAGCTCGGGGTGATCACCGATTCGCCGTGGGATGACGCCTACGAGATCTCGATCGAACCGTCGGCGCGCGCCGCGCTCGACGGTGCGGTCGCGGTGCTCGATGCCAGGGGCCACGGCATCGAGGTCGTTCCTCCCGCTCCCGAGCCGGGGTACGCCGAGGCGTTCCGCACGGTGTGGCAGGCCGGCGCCGCGACGATCCCCGTCGACGGCGAACGCGAGGCGCTGCTCGAACCGCTCACGCGCTGGCTCGTCGAGCGAGGCCGCTCCGTGCCCGCGCGACAGCTCGCCGAGGCGCTCAGCTGGCTCACGGGCTACGAGGAGCGCGTCATCCGCCGGTTCGCGTCGTACGACGCGGTGATCAGCCCGGCGCTCGCGCTGACGCCCCGCCCGGTGGGCTGGTACGACGCCGACGACGGCGAGCGCAACTTCGCCCAGCAGGTGCAGTTCACGCCGTTCACGTCGTTCGTGAACGTGTCGGGCCTGCCCGCGATCACGGTTCCCGTCGCCGAGACCGACGACGGCGTGCCGCTCGGCGTGCAGCTCATCGGCCGGCCCGGGGGCGAGGCCGTGCTCTTCTCGCTCGCCGCGCAGCTCGAACGTCGGGTCGGGCGCAGCACGCGGCATCCCGGGCTGTGGTGA
- the metX gene encoding homoserine O-acetyltransferase MetX — MDWQTTADVVPAGFVPEAGALALLGRAPATGAWREGDPVGDRRFVGIGDLPLESGATLPGVRIAYEQWGTLSPARDNAVLVLHALTGDSHVLGDAGEGHASSGWWAGVVGPGLAVDTDRWFVVAPNVVGGCQGSTGPASLAPDRVEWGARFPFLTIRDQVRAQIAFARAIGIERFAAVIGGSMGAMHVLEWAIEAPEAVERIAVLAAPAATTADQIALNSVQIEAIRTDPAFRAGAFYDAADGEGPTRGLALARRMAMLNYRTAAELNDRFERSWQSELDPLGGEGRFAVESYLDFHGNKFTRRFDANSYIVLTESMNSHDIGRGRGGVAAALGMVQAKSLVLGIDSDRYFPLAGQVEVAAGLAHSVHGPAPVVVSSDFGHDAFLIERDVVGTELARLLAA, encoded by the coding sequence ATGGACTGGCAGACGACCGCCGACGTGGTTCCCGCGGGATTCGTGCCCGAGGCGGGCGCGCTCGCGTTGCTCGGGCGGGCACCCGCGACGGGCGCGTGGCGCGAGGGCGACCCGGTGGGCGACCGCCGTTTCGTCGGCATCGGCGACCTGCCACTCGAGTCGGGCGCGACGCTGCCCGGCGTCCGCATCGCCTACGAGCAGTGGGGCACGCTGTCGCCCGCACGCGACAACGCCGTGCTCGTGCTGCACGCGCTCACCGGCGACAGTCATGTGCTCGGCGACGCGGGCGAGGGCCACGCGAGCTCGGGCTGGTGGGCGGGCGTCGTCGGGCCCGGTCTCGCGGTCGACACCGATCGCTGGTTCGTCGTCGCTCCCAACGTCGTCGGCGGCTGCCAGGGTTCGACCGGTCCGGCCTCGCTCGCGCCCGACCGGGTGGAGTGGGGTGCGCGATTCCCCTTCCTCACGATCCGCGACCAGGTGCGCGCGCAGATCGCGTTCGCCCGCGCGATCGGCATCGAACGCTTCGCGGCCGTGATCGGCGGATCGATGGGCGCCATGCACGTGCTCGAATGGGCGATCGAGGCCCCCGAGGCGGTCGAACGCATCGCCGTGCTCGCCGCACCCGCCGCGACGACCGCCGACCAGATCGCGCTCAACTCGGTGCAGATCGAGGCGATCCGCACCGACCCGGCCTTCCGCGCCGGCGCCTTCTACGACGCCGCCGACGGCGAGGGCCCCACGCGCGGCCTCGCGCTCGCACGCCGCATGGCGATGCTCAACTACCGCACCGCGGCCGAGCTCAACGACCGATTCGAGCGCAGCTGGCAGTCCGAGCTCGACCCGCTCGGCGGCGAGGGCCGGTTCGCGGTCGAGTCGTACCTCGACTTCCACGGCAACAAGTTCACCCGCCGGTTCGACGCGAACAGCTACATCGTGCTCACCGAGTCGATGAACTCGCACGATATCGGTCGCGGTCGCGGCGGTGTCGCCGCCGCGCTCGGCATGGTGCAGGCCAAGAGCCTCGTGCTCGGCATCGACAGCGACCGCTACTTCCCCCTCGCGGGCCAGGTCGAGGTGGCCGCGGGCCTCGCGCACAGCGTGCACGGGCCGGCGCCCGTCGTCGTCTCCAGCGACTTCGGGCACGACGCGTTCCTCATCGAACGCGACGTCGTCGGCACGGAGCTCGCACGGCTGCTCGCCGCGTGA
- a CDS encoding uracil-DNA glycosylase — protein sequence MPAKSLDELAAAGLIDPAWAGALAPVGPRIAAMGDFLRAETAAGRGYLPAGDRVLRAFGAPLDDVRVLIVGQDPYPTPGHPIGLSFAVDPHVRPVPRSLQNIYRELHDDLGVTPPAHGDLTHWSRNGVMLLNRVLTVRPGEAASHRGKGWEEVTDHAIRSLVNRGTPLVAILWGRDAQGLKPLLGDTPVIESVHPSPLSASRGFFGSRPFSRANALLEAQGAAPVDWSLPA from the coding sequence ATGCCCGCCAAGAGCCTCGACGAACTCGCCGCCGCAGGGCTCATCGATCCGGCGTGGGCCGGAGCGCTTGCTCCGGTCGGTCCGCGCATCGCGGCGATGGGCGACTTCCTCCGCGCAGAGACGGCCGCCGGGCGCGGCTACCTGCCCGCCGGCGACCGGGTGCTGCGCGCGTTCGGCGCACCGCTCGACGACGTGCGCGTGCTCATCGTCGGGCAGGACCCGTACCCGACGCCGGGGCATCCGATCGGCCTCTCGTTCGCGGTCGACCCGCACGTGCGACCGGTGCCCCGAAGCCTCCAGAACATCTACCGCGAGCTGCACGACGACCTCGGCGTCACGCCGCCCGCCCACGGCGACCTCACGCATTGGAGCCGCAACGGCGTCATGCTGCTCAACCGCGTGCTCACGGTGCGCCCCGGTGAGGCGGCTTCGCACCGCGGCAAGGGTTGGGAGGAGGTCACGGACCACGCGATCCGGTCGCTCGTGAATCGCGGCACTCCGCTCGTCGCGATCCTCTGGGGCCGCGACGCGCAGGGCCTGAAGCCCCTGCTCGGCGACACCCCCGTGATCGAGTCGGTGCACCCGAGCCCGCTGTCGGCGTCGCGCGGGTTCTTCGGCTCGCGCCCGTTCAGCCGGGCCAACGCGCTGCTCGAGGCGCAGGGCGCGGCGCCCGTCGACTGGAGCCTGCCCGCCTGA
- a CDS encoding Type 1 glutamine amidotransferase-like domain-containing protein encodes MSVHLVGGGWPAAGDLAVFGRFVDEATRRATAAGRSEPRVAVVAVRDGDAAAHAAKLVEVASVAGAVDPVVIAVEHGGEVPQAAFADVDGVIVGGGNAPAYRAALEPRFGELRRLVAAGTPYLGFSAGAMIAAERALIGGRAIGGVVVSPEMGDQGLDEVTVAPGIGLVDVTIDVHVAQWGALSRLVAAVEAGIAEGGLGIDEETVLIVGEGGLEVQGRGSVWRVLPAEHGVVVSTIGA; translated from the coding sequence GTGAGCGTGCACCTCGTCGGAGGCGGCTGGCCCGCCGCCGGCGACCTCGCGGTCTTCGGCCGGTTCGTCGACGAGGCGACCCGACGGGCTACGGCGGCCGGACGATCGGAGCCGCGCGTCGCGGTCGTCGCCGTGCGCGACGGCGACGCCGCTGCACATGCTGCGAAGCTCGTCGAGGTGGCGTCCGTGGCCGGTGCCGTCGACCCGGTCGTCATCGCCGTCGAGCACGGCGGCGAGGTGCCCCAGGCGGCCTTCGCCGACGTCGACGGCGTGATCGTCGGCGGCGGGAACGCCCCCGCGTACCGCGCTGCCCTCGAGCCGCGGTTCGGCGAACTGCGACGACTCGTCGCCGCGGGCACGCCGTACCTCGGCTTCTCGGCGGGTGCGATGATCGCCGCCGAGCGTGCACTGATCGGCGGACGCGCGATCGGCGGTGTCGTCGTGTCGCCCGAGATGGGCGACCAGGGCCTCGACGAGGTCACGGTCGCACCCGGCATCGGCCTCGTCGACGTCACGATCGACGTGCACGTCGCGCAGTGGGGCGCGCTCTCGCGGCTCGTCGCCGCGGTCGAGGCGGGCATCGCCGAGGGCGGCCTGGGCATCGACGAGGAGACGGTGCTCATCGTCGGCGAGGGCGGCCTCGAGGTGCAGGGTCGCGGCAGCGTCTGGCGGGTGCTGCCCGCCGAGCACGGTGTCGTCGTGTCGACGATCGGCGCGTGA
- a CDS encoding GNAT family N-acetyltransferase, with product MLEEEYQERRVLPRHLRKPVPVEAPFEYTLRDAVAADLPGVREIYNHYVANSTVTFDEDPMTLAEWRAKFAQLADLGMPFIVAESPSGQLLGYALVAPWKPKRAYRFTVEDSIYLGPAATGKGLGRVLLGELIDRSKAAGIKEIIAVIADQGAEGSLVLHERYGFTEIGRMGRVGFKFDRWLGTILMQRSLK from the coding sequence ATGCTCGAAGAGGAATACCAGGAGCGGCGTGTACTGCCGCGCCACCTGCGCAAGCCCGTGCCGGTCGAGGCGCCGTTCGAGTACACGCTGCGCGACGCGGTCGCCGCCGACCTGCCGGGTGTTCGCGAGATCTACAACCACTACGTCGCGAACTCGACCGTCACCTTCGACGAAGATCCCATGACCCTCGCGGAGTGGCGGGCGAAGTTCGCGCAGCTCGCTGATCTCGGCATGCCGTTCATCGTCGCCGAGTCGCCGTCGGGGCAGTTGCTCGGCTACGCCCTCGTCGCGCCGTGGAAGCCGAAGCGCGCCTACCGGTTCACCGTCGAGGACTCGATCTACCTCGGTCCGGCGGCGACCGGCAAGGGCCTCGGGCGGGTGCTGCTCGGCGAGCTCATCGACCGGTCGAAGGCGGCCGGCATCAAGGAGATCATCGCGGTCATCGCCGACCAGGGCGCCGAGGGCTCGCTCGTGCTGCACGAGCGCTACGGCTTCACCGAGATCGGGCGGATGGGCCGGGTCGGGTTCAAGTTCGACCGCTGGCTCGGCACGATCCTGATGCAGCGATCGCTGAAATAG
- a CDS encoding bifunctional o-acetylhomoserine/o-acetylserine sulfhydrylase encodes MTSNADWRFETKQVHSGAAPDPVTKARATPIYQTTSYVFDNAEHAQNLFALAEFGNIYTRIQNPTQDVLEQRLAALEGGTAALVLSSGQAASTFAVLNIAEAGDHIVSSSSIYGGTYNLFKYTLAKLGIEVTFVENQDDADEWRRAVRPNTKLFFGETIGNPKINILDIELVSGVAHEAGLPLIVDNTIATPYLIRPFEHGADIVIHSVTKFLGGHGTTIGGVIVDGGKFEWSKNVEKFPGLTEPDPSYHGASYTTAVGDGLAYIIKARVQLLRDLGSAIAPQSAWNLLQGVETLSLRIERHVQNAQEIAEWLDNHPEVASVNYSGLPSSPWYAAANKYAPKGVGAVLSFELKGGVDAGRALVDSLSLFSHLANIGDVRSLVIHPASTTHSQLTPEQQLTSGVTPGLVRLSVGIENIDDLKADLEAGLAAARAATDALRV; translated from the coding sequence ATGACCAGCAACGCCGACTGGCGCTTCGAGACCAAGCAGGTCCACTCGGGCGCTGCCCCCGACCCCGTCACGAAGGCCCGCGCGACGCCGATCTACCAGACCACGTCGTACGTGTTCGACAACGCCGAGCACGCGCAGAACCTCTTCGCGCTCGCCGAGTTCGGCAACATCTACACGCGCATCCAGAACCCGACGCAGGACGTGCTCGAGCAGCGCCTCGCCGCGCTCGAGGGCGGCACCGCGGCGCTCGTGCTCTCGAGCGGCCAGGCCGCGTCGACGTTCGCCGTGCTCAACATCGCCGAGGCGGGCGACCACATCGTCTCGTCGTCGTCGATCTACGGCGGCACGTACAACCTCTTCAAGTACACGCTCGCGAAGCTCGGCATCGAGGTCACCTTCGTCGAGAACCAGGACGACGCCGACGAGTGGCGCCGCGCCGTGCGCCCGAACACGAAGCTCTTCTTCGGCGAGACGATCGGCAACCCGAAGATCAACATCCTCGACATCGAGCTCGTCTCGGGCGTCGCGCACGAGGCCGGTCTCCCGCTCATCGTCGACAACACGATCGCGACCCCCTACCTCATCCGGCCGTTCGAGCACGGTGCCGATATCGTCATCCACTCGGTCACGAAGTTCCTCGGCGGTCACGGCACGACCATCGGCGGCGTCATCGTCGACGGCGGCAAGTTCGAGTGGTCGAAGAACGTCGAGAAGTTCCCCGGCCTCACCGAGCCCGACCCGTCGTACCACGGCGCGAGCTACACGACGGCGGTCGGCGACGGCCTCGCCTACATCATCAAGGCCCGCGTGCAGCTGCTGCGCGACCTCGGCTCGGCGATCGCGCCGCAGAGCGCGTGGAACCTGCTGCAGGGCGTCGAGACCCTGTCGCTGCGCATCGAGCGTCACGTGCAGAACGCACAGGAAATCGCGGAGTGGCTCGACAACCACCCCGAGGTCGCGAGCGTCAACTACTCGGGGCTGCCCTCGAGCCCGTGGTACGCGGCGGCGAACAAGTACGCCCCCAAGGGCGTCGGCGCGGTGCTCTCGTTCGAGCTCAAGGGCGGCGTCGACGCCGGCCGCGCGCTCGTCGACAGCCTGTCGCTATTCAGCCACCTCGCGAACATCGGCGACGTTCGCTCGCTCGTCATCCACCCCGCGTCGACGACGCACTCGCAGCTCACCCCCGAGCAGCAGCTCACGAGCGGCGTCACGCCGGGCCTCGTGCGCCTGTCGGTCGGCATCGAGAACATCGACGACCTCAAGGCCGACCTCGAGGCCGGCCTTGCGGCCGCCCGTGCGGCGACCGACGCGCTGCGCGTCTGA
- a CDS encoding Type 1 glutamine amidotransferase-like domain-containing protein gives MTVAPEVRSGSIHLVGGGALTVADAPLYAPFVAEAAARGRAAGRARPRIAVISVHPANPTPAGVLVDVLAAAGEFDPRVTAVRGGEEVGLAALAEVDGIVVGGGIVEEVRDGLEPLFDEIRRQVADGVPYLGVSAGAMIAAEGALGGGSRVDGIVVSPEDPDEPGEELEIGGGIGLVDVAVEAHVAQRGTLSRLVAAVESGLIGGALGIDERTVLVVGEGGLRVEGSGSVWQVLPGERGVAVATVGA, from the coding sequence GTGACGGTGGCGCCCGAGGTTCGCAGCGGCAGTATCCATCTCGTCGGCGGCGGTGCGCTGACCGTGGCGGATGCCCCGTTGTACGCGCCGTTCGTCGCCGAGGCCGCCGCACGCGGCCGAGCGGCGGGCCGCGCCCGCCCGCGCATCGCCGTGATCTCCGTGCACCCGGCGAACCCGACCCCGGCCGGCGTGCTCGTCGACGTCCTCGCCGCCGCAGGCGAGTTCGATCCCCGCGTGACCGCCGTGCGCGGCGGCGAGGAGGTCGGGCTCGCAGCCCTCGCCGAGGTCGACGGCATCGTCGTCGGCGGCGGCATCGTCGAAGAGGTGCGCGACGGCCTCGAGCCCCTGTTCGACGAGATCCGCCGGCAGGTCGCCGACGGCGTGCCGTATCTCGGCGTCTCGGCCGGAGCGATGATCGCCGCCGAGGGAGCACTCGGTGGCGGATCGCGTGTCGACGGCATCGTCGTCTCGCCCGAGGACCCCGACGAGCCGGGCGAGGAGCTCGAGATCGGAGGGGGCATCGGGCTCGTCGACGTCGCCGTCGAGGCGCACGTGGCCCAGCGCGGCACGCTCTCGCGTCTTGTCGCCGCCGTGGAGTCGGGTCTCATCGGGGGTGCGCTCGGCATCGACGAGCGCACCGTGCTCGTCGTGGGCGAGGGCGGGCTGAGGGTCGAGGGGTCGGGCAGCGTCTGGCAGGTGCTCCCCGGCGAGCGCGGCGTCGCCGTCGCGACGGTGGGCGCATGA
- a CDS encoding acyltransferase family protein: protein MHTRIDHPRPTRKRVPLWDNARWIAITLVVVGHGILPLIGEDDAAYSVYLFIYSFHVAVFVVVSGYFAKSGPPNARALRQILTDIVFPYFIFETIWTVIKWALGGELVIDFTTASWTLWFLIALAVWRIVLPYLVLLRYPLLIAIVISIGAGYSEAIDSTFALTRTFGMLPFFVFGWKLRQWQVTGRWLELRTAVAWRWRAGAIALFAVVLAVMPMTIETLRDLKLRRFMLYDESYQAIGYDEPWSGAIRLVLLLSAMVLAVAFLTLMPRGSHWFTPFGRATMYIYLLHPFVLYPFRETGILAGDQPFWVLPAMIVFCVGIAIVLSLKPVRRVFRPLVEPRARWLFRPEPSTATGTIVLPPDPERR from the coding sequence ATGCACACGAGGATCGACCACCCCCGGCCGACCCGCAAGCGGGTGCCGCTGTGGGACAACGCCCGCTGGATCGCCATCACGCTCGTCGTCGTCGGCCACGGCATCCTGCCGCTCATCGGCGAGGACGACGCCGCCTACAGCGTCTACCTCTTCATCTACTCGTTCCACGTGGCCGTGTTCGTCGTCGTCAGCGGGTACTTCGCGAAGTCGGGGCCGCCGAACGCGCGAGCGCTGCGCCAGATCCTCACCGACATCGTCTTCCCGTACTTCATCTTCGAGACCATCTGGACCGTCATCAAGTGGGCGCTGGGCGGCGAGCTCGTGATCGACTTCACGACCGCGTCGTGGACCCTCTGGTTCCTCATCGCCCTCGCCGTCTGGCGCATCGTGCTGCCCTACCTCGTGCTGCTGCGCTACCCGTTGCTCATCGCGATCGTCATCTCGATCGGCGCCGGCTACTCGGAGGCGATCGACTCGACCTTCGCGCTCACGCGCACGTTCGGCATGCTGCCGTTCTTCGTGTTCGGCTGGAAGCTCAGGCAGTGGCAGGTCACCGGCCGATGGCTCGAGCTGCGCACCGCGGTCGCGTGGCGCTGGCGCGCGGGCGCGATCGCCCTCTTCGCGGTGGTGCTCGCGGTCATGCCGATGACGATCGAGACGCTGCGCGACCTGAAGCTGCGCCGCTTCATGCTCTACGACGAGTCGTACCAGGCGATCGGCTACGACGAGCCGTGGTCGGGCGCCATCCGACTCGTGCTCCTGCTGTCGGCGATGGTGCTCGCGGTCGCGTTCCTCACCCTCATGCCGCGCGGGTCGCACTGGTTCACCCCGTTCGGCCGGGCGACCATGTACATCTACCTGCTGCACCCGTTCGTGCTGTACCCGTTCCGCGAGACGGGCATCCTCGCCGGCGACCAGCCGTTCTGGGTGCTGCCGGCGATGATCGTCTTCTGCGTCGGCATCGCGATCGTACTGTCCCTGAAGCCCGTCAGGCGCGTGTTCCGCCCACTCGTCGAGCCGCGCGCGAGGTGGCTGTTCCGGCCCGAGCCGTCGACCGCGACGGGCACGATCGTGCTGCCGCCGGATCCCGAGCGCCGGTAG